The DNA region ATTAAAAAGAACCAGATCATTGGGGTTACGCCCATTTAACTGGCTTTTTGATTTTTCAGTAAACGGATGCTTCGGTATCCGTTTACTAAAAAAGTTAAACACAGGTTAAAAACGGTTAAAAAAATCAATGTATTAACGCTTTATCTCGCCAACACCTATTTTTAGCAAAACAAAATAAAAATCATGAGAGCAATTAATCCCTGGATCAATTTTAATGGCAATGCCGAAGAAGCATTCACTTTTTACAGATCAGTTTTTGGCGGCGAGTTTACAAAAATTATCCGTTTTAAAGACCTATCAGGCCCTGAGTTTCAGGTAGCAGAAGATGAGGCCAATAAAATCATGTACATTGCCTACAGCACATACTCGTCATTTATTGGCTTCACTGGCTCAGGAATATCCTTTTCGCCAAGCATTTGCAGCAGATTAATTTCAATGGTACGGGTAATCTGGTTCAATGGAACCCCGGCCGAATTATTTTCAAATGGATTAACCATGCTCATCCCATTAATCTGGGTAGAAACAAATACAAATCCGATTAACCAGCCCAGGAAAATAGAGTACACCCCGGTAGTATGACTGATGACCAGGGTAAACGTAACCACAAAAAGCCATATAAACACTTTTGTGAGGTAGCTATAGGTAGTAGGGAATACCGTATTTTTAATGCGTTCGCTCATGCCCATCGAGTCAGAGAACCTGACCAGCATCTCATTGATTTCTATAAACCGAAAACCATCGATGTGATTTAATTTTGATAACAGCTGTAAATCCCGGGATTGTATGCTTAAAATGGCATTATGGGTATTGCTGTGTGTTTTGATTTCCCTCAAATCTTCCTCATTCAGGTACTTGATGTAGATTTCATCCACTGTACCTCTCAAATTTGCCTTTAAAGCATATAAAAAAGCAATGTGCCTGAGCACCATCCTTCTTGCTATCATGCTATCCTCATCCACATAGTTGATCAATGCACGGGTGTAAGAGCGTGAATCATTTACCAGGGCACCCCATATTTTTCTGGCTTCCCACCACCTGTCGTAGGCCTGGTTATTATTAAATCCAATAAAAAAGGCAATTGCTGTTCCCAGAAGTGTAGGAATAATGGAGGGGATCTCGATATGCTGCACCACCAGGTACTCCCTGGCCAAATAAGCAACAGTGCAGGAAGCAATCATAATCAGATCGACCTGCCAGGTATTAATTAGAATTCTGCTTAAGCGAATATTCTGAACCAGGAGCATATTGTTTTTTTAATCAAGATACAAAATGAATTTAAAGTTATCGCTTTAAAATGGTTTTGCACTTTCGTCCAGAATGCGCTCCCATTCCGGATGCCTTTTCAGGTAGGCAGCAACCAGGGGGCACAGAGGGATTAATTTATAGCCATTGTCTTCAATATAAGCCAGTGTCTTCTCTATTAAAGCCGTAGCAGCCCCCCTGCCCTGTAATTCAGCAGGGGATTCAGTATGGATCAGCCAGATCTTCCGGCCGTGTTCCTTATAATCGATGAATGCGATATAATCGCCTACCTTTAATTCAAAACGTCTATCGTCCGCATTTTTTACCAGCGGCAGATTTACATATTCTTCATTCATAGTAAATTATTTAATGATTTCTTTTTCCATAACGGCATCTTCCATTAAAAAGCCATTGCCAATATCTATATCTTCCTGCCCAACTTTGCTAAAGCCTATGGCTTCGTAAAACTGAATCGCCTTATTGTCCCTGTTCACATTTAAGGCCAGTTTATTGTTGTTGTGCTGTAACGCAATACCTTTGATGGTATCCATCAGCTGCCTGCCCACTCCCTTTCCCTGCCCTTCCGGAACCACATAAATTTTATGGATTTTTGTTTTGTCCTGCCCCTTATAATTTAACTCGTAAGAGGCATAGCCGAGGTATTCGTTCCCCTCCCTAAACAGTAAAAAGTGGTGGTTCTTTTGGTTTACCTGTTCTGTTAAAGAAGAAATGCTGTACATCATTTCCAGCATGTAGTCAATCTGCGCTTCGGATAATATACTTCCAAAAGTTACCGGCCAGGTTTTGAATGCAATGGAACGGATAATAGGGAATTCTGCCTCAGTAGCCTTAATAATCTGTGTCATGAAGCCAAATTTAGAATTTAAAAATCAAATTTCACTCTTGCGCGGATTCCCCAGGAAGAAACATTTGGATGATCGA from Pedobacter africanus includes:
- a CDS encoding bestrophin family protein, which gives rise to MLLVQNIRLSRILINTWQVDLIMIASCTVAYLAREYLVVQHIEIPSIIPTLLGTAIAFFIGFNNNQAYDRWWEARKIWGALVNDSRSYTRALINYVDEDSMIARRMVLRHIAFLYALKANLRGTVDEIYIKYLNEEDLREIKTHSNTHNAILSIQSRDLQLLSKLNHIDGFRFIEINEMLVRFSDSMGMSERIKNTVFPTTYSYLTKVFIWLFVVTFTLVISHTTGVYSIFLGWLIGFVFVSTQINGMSMVNPFENNSAGVPLNQITRTIEINLLQMLGEKDIPEPVKPINDEYVL
- a CDS encoding GNAT family N-acetyltransferase, which produces MNEEYVNLPLVKNADDRRFELKVGDYIAFIDYKEHGRKIWLIHTESPAELQGRGAATALIEKTLAYIEDNGYKLIPLCPLVAAYLKRHPEWERILDESAKPF
- a CDS encoding GNAT family N-acetyltransferase, producing the protein MTQIIKATEAEFPIIRSIAFKTWPVTFGSILSEAQIDYMLEMMYSISSLTEQVNQKNHHFLLFREGNEYLGYASYELNYKGQDKTKIHKIYVVPEGQGKGVGRQLMDTIKGIALQHNNNKLALNVNRDNKAIQFYEAIGFSKVGQEDIDIGNGFLMEDAVMEKEIIK